Proteins encoded together in one Paracoccus sp. SMMA_5_TC window:
- a CDS encoding polysaccharide biosynthesis protein — MTSIPDMNLDWLASRIVGRAESFFARDMHAAGPELAEMIGGARILFIGGAGSIGFQTLRSIAHFGPRALHVVDHNENGLAELVRALRSGPTPLRVDELLTMPIDYGGDAFRLWLRAQSQPYDYVLNFAALKHVRSEKDPYSILAMLDTNVLKLARLSRLLAGQASLKRLFCVSTDKAANPSSMMGATKRLMEHAMFSQTLDWPAGLAITSARFANVALSNGSLLQSWENRLALRQPMACPEGCRRFFVALPESGHLCTLAGLLGDHGNIMVPALAPESHLMLLQDVAGWFLEAQGLAPHFTRDESEAVGRVEELAAQGKWPVLLTPLDTAGEKPYEEFVGANETVHPTRFASLQRVPYLPPADAGSFPRLLDDLTALMASDPAQALTIDELKQAISRVEQAFARTHVVSEKSLDQRI, encoded by the coding sequence ATGACCTCTATCCCCGACATGAATCTGGACTGGCTGGCCTCGCGCATCGTGGGGCGGGCGGAAAGCTTCTTTGCACGGGACATGCACGCGGCCGGACCGGAACTGGCCGAGATGATCGGTGGCGCGCGCATCCTGTTCATCGGTGGGGCCGGCTCGATCGGGTTCCAGACCCTGCGCAGCATCGCGCATTTCGGGCCACGTGCCTTGCATGTCGTCGATCACAACGAAAACGGGCTTGCCGAGCTGGTGCGGGCGCTGCGGTCCGGTCCCACGCCGCTGCGGGTGGACGAGCTGCTGACCATGCCCATCGATTACGGCGGCGACGCGTTCAGGCTGTGGTTGCGCGCGCAGAGCCAGCCCTATGACTATGTGCTGAATTTTGCCGCGCTGAAGCATGTCCGCTCGGAAAAGGATCCCTATTCGATCCTGGCGATGCTGGATACCAACGTGCTGAAACTGGCGCGACTGTCGCGCCTGCTGGCCGGGCAGGCCAGCCTGAAGCGGCTGTTCTGCGTTTCCACCGACAAGGCCGCGAACCCGTCGTCGATGATGGGCGCGACTAAGCGGCTGATGGAACATGCGATGTTTTCGCAGACGCTGGATTGGCCAGCGGGACTTGCGATCACCTCGGCCCGGTTCGCCAATGTGGCGCTGTCGAACGGCTCGCTGCTGCAAAGCTGGGAAAACCGGCTGGCGCTGCGCCAGCCGATGGCCTGCCCCGAAGGTTGCCGGCGCTTTTTCGTGGCGCTGCCGGAATCGGGGCATCTGTGCACCCTGGCCGGGCTGCTGGGCGATCACGGCAACATCATGGTGCCGGCGCTGGCGCCCGAAAGTCATTTGATGCTGTTGCAGGATGTCGCCGGGTGGTTCCTTGAGGCGCAGGGGCTGGCGCCGCATTTCACCCGGGACGAATCCGAAGCCGTCGGTCGGGTCGAGGAACTGGCAGCCCAGGGCAAATGGCCCGTGCTGCTGACGCCGCTGGATACGGCCGGGGAAAAACCCTACGAGGAATTCGTGGGCGCGAATGAAACTGTGCATCCGACGCGCTTTGCCTCATTGCAGCGGGTGCCCTATCTGCCGCCCGCGGATGCGGGCAGCTTCCCGCGCCTGCTTGACGATCTGACGGCGCTGATGGCATCCGATCCGGCCCAGGCGCTGACCATCGACGAATTGAAACAGGCAATCAGCCGGGTCGAGCAAGCCTTTGCCCGCACCCACGTCGTCAGCGAAAAATCGCTGGACCAGCGTATCTGA
- the neuB gene encoding N-acetylneuraminate synthase has product MSATFVIAEIGVNHNGSMQLARELIDAAVAAGADAVKFQTFRAEDLVTPDARKADYQIANTGDGGSQFQMLKSLELTEEQFRELAGYCARAGIQFLSTPFSEAAADLLDRVGVDCFKISSGDLTHLPLLTHVARLGKPIILSTGMGNLTEIEAALAAIRAAGAPAVSLLHCVSNYPAAVEDCNLAAMDTMVRAFGLPVGWSDHTEGAAISWAAVARGARIIEKHITLDRNLPGPDHRASMEPAAFRDFVAGIRAIEAAIGNGIKAPTPAERRTAEVARRSLVAARDLPAGHVLGAQDLRIMRPGHGLAPAALDFVLGLALARDVAALQPLTVQDFRKGDA; this is encoded by the coding sequence GTGAGCGCGACATTCGTCATTGCCGAGATCGGGGTCAATCATAACGGTTCGATGCAACTGGCGCGCGAACTGATCGATGCGGCGGTGGCCGCCGGGGCCGATGCGGTCAAGTTCCAGACCTTTCGCGCCGAGGATCTGGTGACGCCCGACGCGCGCAAGGCCGATTATCAGATCGCCAATACCGGCGACGGCGGCAGCCAGTTCCAGATGCTCAAATCGCTGGAACTGACCGAGGAACAGTTTCGCGAACTGGCCGGCTATTGTGCCCGCGCGGGCATCCAGTTCCTGTCCACCCCCTTCAGCGAGGCGGCCGCCGATCTGCTGGACCGGGTCGGGGTCGATTGCTTCAAGATCAGCTCGGGCGATCTGACGCATCTGCCGCTGCTCACCCATGTGGCGCGGCTGGGCAAGCCGATCATCCTGTCCACCGGCATGGGCAACCTGACCGAGATCGAGGCGGCGCTTGCCGCGATCCGGGCTGCGGGGGCGCCTGCGGTGTCGCTGTTGCATTGCGTGTCGAACTATCCCGCCGCGGTCGAGGATTGTAACCTGGCGGCCATGGATACCATGGTGCGCGCCTTCGGGCTGCCGGTCGGCTGGTCGGATCATACCGAGGGCGCGGCGATTTCCTGGGCGGCGGTGGCGCGCGGGGCGCGGATCATCGAAAAGCACATCACCCTGGATCGGAACCTGCCCGGACCCGATCACCGCGCCTCGATGGAGCCGGCGGCTTTTCGCGATTTCGTCGCCGGCATCCGCGCGATCGAGGCCGCCATCGGCAATGGTATCAAGGCGCCGACGCCGGCCGAACGACGCACGGCCGAGGTCGCGCGCCGTTCGCTGGTGGCCGCCCGCGATCTGCCCGCGGGGCATGTGCTGGGCGCACAGGACTTGCGCATCATGCGCCCCGGCCACGGGCTGGCGCCGGCGGCGCTGGATTTCGTGCTGGGACTGGCGCTGGCGCGCGACGTGGCGGCCTTGCAACCGCTGACGGTGCAGGATTTCCGCAAGGGTGACGCGTGA
- a CDS encoding NeuD/PglB/VioB family sugar acetyltransferase, with product MNPQSALIVLGAGGHAAVVAEAIVLSGARLAGHLAPAAGTDAHLLGPWLGDDAGAADLVAQGFGLVPGMGFVDGQGAARRGAWLAGLPQAGLCSVIHPRAVLSPSARIGAGGFLAAGAVLGSRSTAGPGLILNSGAIVDHDCHLGANCHVATGARVAGGVEIGDDVLIGAGATIRQGLRIGKGAVVGAGAVVLRDVAPAATVVGIPARQIERGCA from the coding sequence GTGAACCCGCAGTCCGCCCTGATCGTTCTGGGTGCTGGCGGCCATGCCGCAGTGGTGGCCGAGGCCATCGTCCTGTCAGGGGCGCGGCTTGCCGGGCACCTGGCCCCCGCGGCGGGCACCGATGCCCACCTACTGGGGCCATGGCTGGGCGATGACGCGGGCGCGGCCGACCTGGTGGCACAGGGCTTTGGCCTGGTGCCGGGCATGGGCTTTGTCGACGGGCAAGGCGCGGCGCGGCGCGGGGCCTGGCTGGCCGGCCTGCCGCAGGCGGGCCTGTGCAGCGTGATCCACCCGCGTGCGGTATTGTCGCCCTCGGCCCGGATCGGCGCGGGGGGATTTCTGGCCGCCGGCGCCGTCCTGGGCAGCCGCAGCACCGCCGGCCCCGGTCTGATCCTGAACAGCGGTGCGATTGTCGATCACGACTGCCATCTGGGCGCCAACTGCCATGTTGCCACCGGCGCTCGCGTCGCCGGCGGGGTCGAAATCGGCGATGACGTGCTGATCGGGGCGGGGGCGACCATCCGCCAGGGCCTGCGCATCGGCAAGGGCGCGGTGGTGGGCGCGGGTGCGGTGGTCCTGCGCGATGTGGCGCCAGCCGCGACGGTGGTGGGCATCCCGGCCCGGCAGATCGAACGAGGGTGCGCATGA
- a CDS encoding Gfo/Idh/MocA family protein, protein MTRHFLIVGLGSIGRRHMTNLAARNPGARFTVLRHRAAPDPLCDRLGATITDDPDAALAGEYDLAVLSSPSANHIDTLPALIRRATPLLVEKPVVTRAEDCDAVLDLLAQSPPALRVAAFNFRHLPVLQQMRDIIRSGALGRIVRASFTAGQWLPDWRPGTDYLAGYSADAARGGGVELDLVHEIDLARWFFGEMELQFARGARLSSLGLRSNDVSVMVMSGRDGGPLVQVALDYVSRKRLRHYEVVGDLGGLCWDIGGTLDHITPQGRRTIAEAPGGFDVAASYLNMLDAIEQLRRLSADGSAADWPLGLQPLADGVASTRLALAARDRGSRQEEGNA, encoded by the coding sequence ATGACCCGGCATTTCCTGATCGTCGGCCTGGGGTCGATCGGGCGGCGGCACATGACCAACCTGGCCGCCCGCAACCCGGGCGCGCGCTTTACCGTGCTGCGCCACCGCGCCGCCCCTGATCCGCTGTGCGATCGCCTGGGCGCGACGATCACCGACGATCCTGATGCGGCGCTGGCGGGGGAATACGATCTGGCGGTGCTGTCATCGCCTTCGGCCAATCACATCGATACCTTGCCCGCGCTGATCCGGCGGGCAACGCCGCTGCTGGTGGAAAAACCCGTGGTGACACGGGCCGAGGATTGTGACGCGGTGCTGGACCTGCTGGCGCAGTCCCCGCCGGCGTTGCGGGTTGCGGCGTTCAACTTTCGCCACCTGCCGGTGTTGCAGCAGATGCGCGACATCATCCGCTCGGGCGCGTTGGGCCGGATCGTGCGCGCCAGTTTCACCGCCGGGCAGTGGTTGCCCGACTGGCGCCCCGGCACCGATTATCTGGCGGGCTATTCCGCCGATGCTGCCCGGGGCGGAGGGGTCGAACTGGACCTGGTCCATGAAATCGACCTGGCGCGCTGGTTCTTTGGCGAGATGGAGCTGCAATTTGCCCGTGGCGCGCGGCTGAGCTCGCTGGGCCTGCGGTCCAATGACGTTTCGGTCATGGTGATGAGCGGACGGGACGGCGGGCCGCTGGTGCAGGTGGCGCTGGACTATGTCTCGCGCAAGCGGCTGCGGCATTACGAGGTCGTGGGCGACCTGGGCGGGCTGTGCTGGGACATCGGTGGCACGCTGGATCATATCACCCCCCAGGGGCGCCGCACGATCGCCGAGGCGCCGGGCGGCTTCGACGTGGCGGCAAGCTATCTGAACATGCTGGACGCCATCGAACAGTTGCGCCGCCTTTCGGCCGATGGCAGCGCCGCCGACTGGCCCCTGGGGTTGCAGCCGCTGGCCGACGGGGTTGCCAGCACCAGACTGGCACTTGCCGCGCGCGACCGCGGCAGCAGACAGGAAGAAGGCAACGCATGA
- a CDS encoding acylneuraminate cytidylyltransferase family protein produces MTTICSICARGGSQGVPRKNIRPLLGKPLIVHTIEQALSCRAIDRVFVSTDDAEIAEVAAAAGAEVPFLRPAELATSSAAKIPVIEHLVAQVEAMGVAVSRIIDLDPTSPLREVADIEAAAALLDDETDCVITGYPAEKNPYFNMVERDADGNIGLVKRLPGGVTSRQAAPRVWSMNASIYVWHRHSLTAGLWNGRTRLYEMPHERSVDIDSEIDFRLVEMLMTEARRKGAEA; encoded by the coding sequence ATGACCACGATCTGTTCGATCTGCGCGCGCGGCGGCTCGCAAGGCGTGCCGCGCAAGAATATCCGCCCCTTGCTGGGCAAGCCGCTGATCGTGCACACGATCGAACAGGCGCTGTCCTGCCGGGCGATCGACCGGGTATTCGTCTCGACCGACGATGCCGAGATCGCCGAGGTGGCCGCGGCCGCCGGCGCCGAGGTGCCCTTTCTGCGCCCGGCGGAACTGGCGACATCCAGCGCCGCCAAGATCCCGGTGATCGAACATCTGGTTGCGCAGGTCGAGGCGATGGGCGTGGCCGTTAGCCGTATCATCGACCTGGACCCGACCTCGCCCCTGCGCGAAGTGGCCGATATCGAGGCTGCCGCCGCATTGCTGGATGACGAAACCGATTGTGTCATCACCGGATATCCGGCAGAAAAAAACCCATATTTCAACATGGTAGAGCGCGATGCTGATGGAAACATCGGTCTGGTCAAACGCCTGCCGGGCGGTGTCACCTCGCGTCAGGCAGCGCCAAGGGTCTGGTCGATGAACGCCTCGATCTATGTCTGGCATCGGCACAGCCTGACGGCGGGACTGTGGAACGGCCGCACCCGCCTTTACGAAATGCCGCATGAACGCTCGGTCGATATCGACAGCGAAATCGATTTCCGTCTGGTCGAGATGTTGATGACCGAAGCCCGTCGGAAAGGAGCCGAAGCATGA
- a CDS encoding SDR family oxidoreductase gives MTAKVIVLTGGGGILGRSMTERLSADGWQVAVVDRDPALAEKAAALAVASGGARAYACDIADKSALADLHRRIRDDMGPVDALVCNAATKSDNFFEPFEDFPIDDWNYVLSVNLTAPMLCAQEFGRDMARRGAGAIVNTLSIYGIVAPDQRIYEGSLYEGRAINTPAIYSASKAGLWGLTKYLASYWGGRGVRVNAVTPGGIFSGQNDTFVQKYSARTMMGRMGQPHEIADAVAYLVSDRASYVTGQNLVVDGGLTAW, from the coding sequence ATGACCGCAAAAGTGATCGTCCTGACCGGAGGCGGCGGGATCCTGGGCCGTTCCATGACCGAGCGGCTGTCTGCCGATGGCTGGCAGGTGGCGGTGGTGGATCGCGATCCGGCGCTGGCTGAAAAGGCGGCGGCGCTGGCCGTCGCCTCGGGCGGCGCCCGCGCCTATGCCTGCGACATCGCCGACAAATCGGCGCTGGCCGATCTGCACCGGCGCATCCGCGACGACATGGGGCCGGTCGATGCCCTGGTCTGCAACGCGGCCACGAAAAGCGACAACTTCTTCGAGCCATTCGAGGATTTTCCGATAGATGACTGGAATTACGTTCTTTCAGTCAATCTGACCGCGCCGATGCTTTGCGCGCAGGAATTCGGCCGCGACATGGCGCGGCGGGGTGCCGGGGCCATTGTGAACACATTGTCGATCTATGGCATCGTGGCGCCCGACCAGCGCATCTATGAAGGCTCGCTTTACGAAGGGCGCGCCATAAACACGCCGGCGATCTATTCGGCGTCGAAGGCGGGGCTGTGGGGGCTGACAAAGTATCTGGCCAGCTATTGGGGCGGGCGCGGGGTGCGGGTGAATGCGGTAACGCCCGGCGGCATCTTCAGCGGCCAGAACGATACCTTCGTGCAGAAATACAGCGCCCGGACCATGATGGGCCGCATGGGCCAACCGCATGAGATCGCCGATGCCGTCGCCTATCTGGTGTCGGACCGTGCCAGCTACGTCACCGGACAGAATCTTGTGGTCGATGGTGGCCTGACCGCGTGGTAG
- a CDS encoding acyl carrier protein: MAAPNDIEPTIRALFAEVYSTQTGGAPAPELIDGTILLETGLDSLGFAILVTRLEEELGFDPFSLATEAYYPTTFREFVDFYAVHQPA; this comes from the coding sequence ATGGCCGCGCCGAACGACATTGAACCGACCATCCGCGCCCTGTTTGCCGAGGTGTATTCCACCCAGACCGGCGGCGCGCCGGCGCCGGAACTGATCGATGGCACGATCCTGCTGGAAACCGGGCTGGATTCGCTGGGTTTCGCCATTCTTGTCACCCGGCTTGAGGAAGAGCTGGGCTTTGATCCCTTCAGCCTGGCGACCGAGGCCTATTATCCGACCACCTTCCGCGAGTTCGTCGATTTCTATGCGGTGCATCAGCCGGCATGA
- a CDS encoding class I adenylate-forming enzyme family protein — translation MMLLDHLRQADPQRTALADPQAERIYGQMVDAAQDLRRQLRHLGGLRLFIIHGDVSETVLALAALDGIAGALVLASPMLDAETAQELARRAEADAILTDRPDLAGGLPLAARAADLAALPGLARGMPAEGSDWVLTTSGTTGRPKLVAHALDSLTRTTRRDQIRGRGQVWGLLYDHTRFAGLQVVLQALLSGATLAVAPADMALDHRLAFLAARGVTHLSATPTLWRKILMTPAATALSLRQITLGGEVSDDAVLSALARQWPQARISHIFASTEAGVGFSVTDGRAGFPESFLHDPPLGIGLRVEDGRLLVRNDRVASQYLGGDGKLARDGWVDTGDLVRIQHGRVLFLGRGNGVINVGGDKVHPEEIESVILTHPDVAMVQVYAKRNPIMGALVAADIQPRPGLADRGALRDELKAWLAARLDRHKVPAFIRIVDSFETNAAGKLKRGG, via the coding sequence ATGATGCTGCTTGACCACCTGCGCCAGGCCGATCCGCAGCGGACGGCGCTGGCCGATCCGCAGGCGGAACGGATCTATGGACAGATGGTCGATGCGGCGCAGGATTTGCGTCGGCAATTGCGCCATCTGGGCGGGCTGCGGCTGTTCATCATCCATGGCGATGTGTCGGAAACCGTGCTGGCGCTGGCAGCGCTGGACGGGATTGCGGGCGCGCTGGTGCTGGCCTCGCCGATGCTGGATGCGGAAACAGCGCAGGAACTGGCCCGCCGGGCCGAGGCCGATGCGATCCTGACCGATCGCCCAGATCTGGCGGGCGGTCTGCCGCTTGCGGCGCGGGCGGCCGATCTGGCGGCATTGCCCGGTCTGGCGCGCGGGATGCCTGCAGAGGGCAGCGATTGGGTGCTGACCACATCGGGCACCACCGGGCGCCCCAAACTGGTCGCGCATGCGCTTGACAGCCTGACGCGCACGACGCGCCGCGATCAGATCCGCGGGCGCGGTCAGGTCTGGGGGCTGCTTTACGATCACACGCGCTTTGCCGGCTTGCAGGTGGTGTTGCAGGCGCTGTTGTCGGGGGCGACGCTGGCGGTGGCGCCGGCCGACATGGCGCTGGATCACAGGCTGGCGTTCCTGGCCGCGCGCGGCGTCACGCATCTGTCGGCGACGCCGACGCTCTGGCGCAAGATCCTGATGACGCCTGCCGCCACGGCCCTTTCGCTGCGCCAGATCACCCTGGGTGGAGAGGTTTCCGACGACGCGGTGCTGTCGGCGCTGGCGCGGCAATGGCCGCAGGCTCGCATCAGCCATATCTTTGCCTCGACCGAGGCGGGTGTCGGGTTTTCCGTCACCGATGGCCGGGCGGGGTTTCCCGAAAGCTTTCTGCACGATCCGCCCCTGGGCATCGGCCTGAGGGTCGAGGATGGCCGCTTGCTGGTGCGTAACGATCGCGTGGCCAGCCAGTATCTGGGTGGCGACGGCAAGCTTGCGCGCGACGGCTGGGTGGATACGGGTGATCTTGTGCGCATCCAGCATGGGCGGGTGCTGTTTCTGGGTCGCGGCAATGGCGTCATCAATGTGGGCGGGGACAAGGTTCACCCTGAAGAGATCGAATCCGTCATCCTGACCCATCCAGATGTCGCCATGGTCCAGGTCTATGCCAAGCGCAACCCGATCATGGGCGCGCTGGTTGCCGCCGACATCCAGCCGCGTCCCGGCCTTGCCGATCGCGGCGCGCTGCGCGACGAGTTGAAGGCATGGCTGGCCGCCCGGCTGGATCGGCACAAGGTGCCCGCATTCATTCGCATCGTCGACAGCTTTGAAACCAATGCCGCGGGCAAGTTGAAAAGGGGCGGTTGA
- a CDS encoding SDR family NAD(P)-dependent oxidoreductase translates to MKNVIVTGATRGLGLAICERLLADSAQYRIIGIGRTPSDGFQALLQANPERLVFHLYDLEDLQGIPALVQAITRAHGPLYGLVNNAALGLDGLLATQHATEIARALRVNLESPILLTKYACRSMLTRGEGRIVNISSIIASTGFSGLSVYGATKAGIEGFTRSLSRELGRARITVNCVAPGYMETDMTAGLQGEKLNSIRRRAPLGLPRPQDVAGAIAYLLSPEASMTTGSVITVDGGSTA, encoded by the coding sequence ATGAAGAATGTGATTGTCACCGGCGCCACGCGCGGCCTTGGCCTGGCGATTTGCGAAAGGCTGCTGGCGGATAGCGCGCAATATCGCATCATCGGCATCGGCCGCACGCCTTCGGACGGTTTTCAGGCGCTGCTGCAGGCCAACCCCGAGCGGCTGGTTTTCCATCTCTATGACCTGGAGGACCTGCAGGGCATTCCGGCTCTGGTGCAGGCGATCACGCGCGCACACGGGCCGCTTTACGGGCTGGTCAACAATGCGGCGCTGGGGCTGGACGGGCTGTTGGCCACGCAACATGCCACGGAAATCGCCCGGGCCTTGCGGGTCAACCTGGAATCCCCGATCCTGCTGACCAAATACGCCTGCCGCAGCATGTTGACCCGGGGCGAGGGGCGGATCGTCAATATCTCGTCCATCATCGCCTCGACCGGGTTCAGCGGCCTGTCCGTCTATGGCGCGACCAAGGCCGGGATCGAGGGCTTTACCCGTTCGCTCTCGCGCGAACTGGGCCGCGCGCGCATCACCGTGAACTGTGTGGCGCCGGGCTATATGGAAACCGACATGACCGCCGGGCTGCAGGGTGAAAAGCTGAACTCGATCCGTCGTCGGGCGCCCTTGGGGCTGCCGCGCCCGCAGGATGTGGCGGGGGCCATCGCCTATCTGCTGTCGCCCGAGGCGTCGATGACCACCGGATCGGTCATCACCGTCGATGGGGGAAGCACAGCCTGA
- a CDS encoding Gfo/Idh/MocA family oxidoreductase gives MKTIWLIGCGNIGFRHLQALLAMDEPARILVIEPAKALHDRISGEVTAAGAGHQVTLATELPQAGPVDLAVVATAAPPRAAIVRALAMRARPPAVILEKVLAQTDAELQSMADDLAAAGSKTHVNCPRRYFPGYQALRRDLAQAGPLSVEVTGSQFGLGSNAVHFLDLIEFLNASPLVTLDTARLTPGGKPSKRQGFQEIYGTLTAALDNGATLRVTCADAPQVQLDLAVVTADGRRYAISEATSRMQAPDGHAMDFGTRFVSQTPEIYADALAGRCALTPLADSLRQHRLYLAALRGHFGLAPDAPVPVS, from the coding sequence GTGAAGACCATCTGGCTGATTGGCTGCGGCAATATCGGATTCCGTCATCTTCAGGCCCTGCTGGCCATGGACGAGCCCGCCCGGATCCTGGTGATCGAGCCGGCAAAGGCGCTGCACGACCGTATCTCCGGTGAAGTGACGGCCGCGGGTGCGGGGCATCAGGTGACGCTGGCGACGGAATTGCCGCAGGCCGGGCCGGTCGATCTGGCCGTGGTGGCAACCGCGGCGCCGCCGCGGGCGGCCATCGTGCGCGCGCTGGCGATGCGCGCGCGGCCGCCGGCCGTGATCCTGGAAAAGGTTCTGGCGCAAACCGATGCCGAACTGCAATCCATGGCCGACGATCTGGCGGCGGCGGGCAGCAAGACGCATGTCAACTGCCCGCGCCGCTATTTCCCCGGCTATCAGGCGCTGCGCCGCGACCTGGCCCAGGCCGGACCATTGTCGGTCGAGGTGACGGGCAGCCAGTTCGGGCTAGGCTCGAATGCGGTGCATTTTCTGGACCTGATCGAGTTCCTGAACGCCAGCCCGTTGGTCACGCTGGACACCGCCCGCCTTACACCGGGCGGCAAGCCCTCGAAGCGCCAGGGGTTTCAGGAAATATATGGCACGCTGACGGCGGCGCTGGACAACGGTGCCACCTTGCGCGTGACCTGCGCGGACGCGCCGCAGGTGCAGCTGGACCTTGCCGTTGTCACCGCAGACGGCCGCAGATATGCGATCAGCGAAGCCACCAGCCGCATGCAGGCGCCCGACGGCCACGCCATGGATTTCGGCACCCGCTTTGTATCCCAGACCCCGGAAATCTATGCGGATGCGCTGGCGGGACGCTGCGCGCTGACCCCGCTTGCCGACAGCTTGCGCCAGCACCGGCTGTATCTGGCGGCGCTGCGCGGCCATTTCGGCCTGGCGCCAGACGCCCCCGTGCCCGTCAGCTAA
- a CDS encoding Gfo/Idh/MocA family protein: protein MSSQKILVVGAGNMAREYGRALASLGVETVVMGRGADSAAAYYAATGVRPGTGPLADQIAALGPALPQTAIVTVNAMYLAEVTAQLAASGVWRMLVEKPAALDLQEMQGLLDAIEPTGAQVYLGYNRRFMASVRRARQMIAEDGGVLSVKFDFSEPSRRIAQLPKPQRELDTWIYGNSSHVLDLAFHFLGPVQQLQARVAGQGLVAWHPAASIFAGSALGRNGAVMSWHANWAAPGRWGVEVMTPERRLILQPLEQLRVQSHAGFAEVAEELPADAEQGLKPGLLGQLRAFLFDEDAGLLPDLRQQAENMRLYDVIRTGGSWQHDA, encoded by the coding sequence ATGTCCAGCCAGAAAATCCTTGTCGTCGGCGCGGGCAACATGGCGCGCGAATATGGCCGTGCATTGGCCAGCCTGGGTGTCGAAACCGTGGTCATGGGGCGCGGCGCAGACTCGGCTGCGGCCTATTACGCCGCGACCGGCGTGCGCCCGGGCACCGGACCGCTGGCCGACCAGATCGCCGCACTGGGGCCGGCGCTGCCGCAAACCGCGATCGTGACGGTCAATGCCATGTATCTGGCCGAGGTCACCGCCCAGCTTGCCGCCAGCGGCGTGTGGCGGATGCTGGTGGAAAAGCCCGCCGCGCTGGACCTTCAGGAAATGCAAGGCCTGCTGGACGCGATCGAGCCGACCGGCGCGCAGGTCTATCTGGGCTACAACCGCCGCTTCATGGCCTCGGTCCGGCGTGCCCGGCAGATGATCGCCGAGGATGGCGGGGTGCTGTCGGTCAAGTTCGACTTCTCGGAACCCTCGCGCCGGATCGCGCAATTGCCCAAGCCGCAGCGGGAACTGGATACCTGGATCTATGGCAATTCCTCGCATGTGCTGGATCTGGCGTTCCATTTCCTCGGCCCGGTGCAGCAGTTGCAGGCGCGTGTGGCGGGGCAGGGGCTGGTCGCCTGGCACCCTGCCGCCAGCATCTTTGCCGGCAGCGCCCTGGGCCGCAACGGCGCGGTGATGAGCTGGCACGCCAACTGGGCCGCCCCCGGCCGCTGGGGGGTCGAGGTGATGACGCCCGAACGGCGGCTGATCCTGCAACCGCTGGAACAGCTGCGTGTGCAATCCCATGCCGGCTTTGCCGAGGTCGCCGAGGAGCTGCCGGCGGATGCGGAACAGGGGCTGAAGCCGGGCCTGCTGGGTCAGCTGCGCGCCTTTCTGTTCGACGAGGACGCCGGGCTGTTGCCCGACCTGCGCCAGCAGGCCGAAAACATGCGTCTGTATGACGTGATCCGCACCGGCGGCAGCTGGCAGCACGACGCCTGA
- a CDS encoding SGNH/GDSL hydrolase family protein — protein sequence MMAQKLEAQKQAQIAEAMDRAESLAQAGALRPAVQAFALARALVVDLPEPGVLAAIVARNEKVYREERERHRRAIAARRSSGRGLVIFADSLGLPRPVPRGAAPQEDRVYPELIADALPDRSISSLCQRFFTTDHVRQELEADPTLGAEGDVLIHVGLNDCANRMFLEQERLALDLLSLELNQRVVEFSRRYRRAILTDLPARHYVAPERFSANLHAILALLRARKAGRVVLATIILPPVRSWPGTPFINLNFASYNLRIMEAARTNGALLFDVDRHIWQAQHLDALLADGMHLASEGHRLFAREALALLRG from the coding sequence ATGATGGCGCAAAAGCTTGAAGCCCAAAAGCAGGCCCAGATCGCCGAGGCCATGGACCGCGCCGAAAGCCTGGCGCAAGCGGGCGCGCTGCGGCCAGCGGTGCAGGCATTCGCCCTGGCGCGGGCGCTGGTGGTCGACCTGCCCGAACCCGGGGTTCTGGCCGCGATCGTGGCGCGCAACGAAAAGGTCTATCGCGAAGAGCGCGAGCGTCACCGCCGCGCCATCGCCGCGCGACGGTCCAGCGGACGGGGACTGGTGATCTTTGCCGACTCGCTTGGCCTGCCGCGGCCCGTGCCGCGTGGCGCCGCCCCGCAAGAGGATCGCGTCTATCCGGAACTGATCGCCGATGCCTTGCCCGACCGCAGCATCTCGAGCCTGTGCCAGCGATTTTTCACCACCGATCACGTGCGCCAGGAGCTTGAGGCCGACCCGACCCTGGGGGCCGAGGGTGATGTGCTGATCCACGTCGGGCTGAACGATTGCGCGAACCGGATGTTTCTGGAACAGGAACGACTGGCGCTGGATCTGCTGTCGCTCGAACTGAACCAGCGGGTGGTCGAATTTTCACGTCGTTATCGCCGCGCCATCCTGACCGATCTGCCGGCGCGGCATTATGTGGCGCCCGAACGGTTCTCGGCCAATCTGCACGCGATTCTGGCGCTGCTGCGCGCTCGCAAGGCGGGGCGGGTGGTGCTGGCCACCATCATCCTGCCGCCGGTGCGGTCCTGGCCCGGCACGCCGTTCATCAACCTGAACTTCGCCAGCTACAACCTGCGCATCATGGAGGCCGCGCGCACGAACGGCGCGCTGCTTTTCGATGTGGACCGCCATATCTGGCAGGCCCAGCATCTGGATGCCCTTTTGGCCGACGGGATGCATCTGGCGAGCGAGGGGCACCGGCTGTTCGCGCGCGAGGCGTTGGCCCTGCTGCGGGGCTGA